The following are from one region of the Rhodanobacter sp. LX-99 genome:
- a CDS encoding FAD-dependent oxidoreductase — translation MTVDTPALVLGAGANGLGVARSLAHAQVPVWLLDSDVQRPEMYTRAAKPLKIRAAHGETLVEDLVRLGTTQFSGVRPVLLLTREESVKTVSHHRDRLAALYRFSLPPRGVVDTLLHKQGFQRHAEQLGSPIPPLVHVRTLADLSALEDLHYPVVIKPGERDDDYGRRFKKAYRVEGAAEGVELVRRILPVMADVVVQEWIEGPDSNIYFCLQYLDRQKRVVGSFTGRKIRSWPPQVGGTASCTAAPEVHADLSAMTTRFFQAAGVIGMASMEYKRDARSGEFRMVEPTVGRTDYQEEVATLNGVNLPYAAWCSELDLPFPAAVATKRPVVWRVRSEDVQSAAAQGQRLTQGHPRGGRVADALCRWRDPMPCLVRSLQYAWRALHRRTLKLMPGSPAARSKS, via the coding sequence ATGACCGTTGATACGCCTGCGCTGGTACTGGGCGCCGGAGCCAATGGCCTGGGCGTGGCGCGCAGCCTGGCGCACGCGCAGGTCCCGGTCTGGTTGCTGGATTCCGATGTGCAGCGCCCGGAAATGTACACCCGGGCGGCGAAGCCCTTGAAGATACGCGCGGCGCACGGCGAAACGCTGGTCGAGGACCTTGTGCGCCTGGGTACGACGCAGTTTTCCGGTGTGCGCCCGGTGCTGCTCCTGACCCGGGAAGAAAGCGTCAAGACCGTTTCACATCATCGCGACCGGCTGGCCGCCCTTTATCGATTCAGCCTGCCGCCCAGAGGCGTCGTGGATACCTTGTTGCACAAACAAGGGTTCCAGCGCCATGCCGAACAACTCGGCAGCCCCATTCCGCCGCTGGTGCACGTTCGCACGCTCGCGGATTTGTCCGCGCTCGAAGACCTGCACTATCCGGTGGTGATCAAACCCGGCGAACGGGATGACGATTATGGGCGGCGGTTCAAGAAGGCGTACCGCGTGGAGGGCGCCGCGGAAGGTGTCGAGTTGGTTCGCCGCATCCTGCCGGTGATGGCGGACGTGGTGGTGCAGGAGTGGATCGAGGGCCCGGACTCCAATATTTATTTTTGTCTGCAATACCTCGACCGGCAGAAGCGGGTTGTCGGGTCATTCACCGGCCGCAAAATCCGATCGTGGCCGCCACAGGTTGGCGGTACGGCCAGTTGCACCGCGGCTCCGGAAGTCCATGCGGACCTTTCCGCCATGACCACCCGATTTTTCCAGGCCGCGGGCGTGATTGGCATGGCCAGCATGGAGTACAAGCGCGACGCGCGCAGCGGCGAGTTCCGCATGGTGGAGCCGACGGTCGGGCGTACCGATTACCAGGAGGAAGTGGCGACCTTGAACGGCGTCAATCTGCCGTATGCCGCCTGGTGTTCCGAGCTTGATCTGCCGTTCCCGGCGGCCGTCGCAACAAAACGGCCAGTCGTGTGGCGGGTGCGGTCCGAGGACGTGCAGTCCGCGGCCGCCCAGGGCCAGCGGCTCACGCAGGGCCATCCGCGCGGTGGTCGTGTGGCCGATGCCTTGTGCCGGTGGCGTGATCCGATGCCGTGTCTGGTGCGGAGCCTGCAATACGCCTGGCGCGCGCTGCACCGTCGAACCTTGAAGCTGATGCCGGGATCGCCTGCGGCCAGGAGCAAGTCATGA
- a CDS encoding TIGR04063 family PEP-CTERM/XrtA system glycosyltransferase, producing the protein MNDVLSVAQRQARPGTSADRPLRILHVLDHSLPLHSGYTFRTLAILGAQRALGWETMQLTGPKQGSDRQREEHIGDWMFYRTPPASGFLARLPLFQYRYLMRALQARLAEVVDSVHPDILHAHSPVLDAFPALAVGRAVGIPVVYEVRAFWEDAAVDLGTAREGGARYRLTRALETRALQRADAVTTICDGLRGDMLKRGIPADKITVIPNAVDISQFRFMASADAELLEKYGLTRGNTLGFAGSFYAYEGLDVLLRAMPLVLRAVPQARLLLLGGGPQDADLRALVTRLGLERVVHFVGRVPHSEVTRYYSAMDVMVYPRISRRLTELVTPLKPLEAMAMGKLVAASDVGGHRELIRDGHNGHLFPAGSAEAVAQCLIELLKAPASWDKVIANGREFVERERTWSASVARYRAVYADVLDRHRRSAGGAHDR; encoded by the coding sequence ATGAACGACGTCTTGAGCGTTGCGCAGCGTCAGGCTCGGCCGGGGACGTCGGCTGACCGGCCGTTGCGCATCTTGCACGTGCTCGACCACTCGCTGCCCTTGCACAGCGGTTATACCTTCCGCACGCTCGCCATCCTCGGGGCGCAGCGTGCGTTGGGGTGGGAAACGATGCAACTGACCGGTCCCAAGCAGGGCAGCGACCGGCAGCGCGAGGAACATATCGGCGACTGGATGTTTTACCGCACCCCGCCGGCGTCCGGCTTCCTGGCGAGGTTGCCGCTGTTCCAGTATCGCTACCTGATGCGCGCATTGCAGGCCCGGCTTGCCGAAGTGGTGGACAGCGTGCATCCCGACATTCTTCATGCGCACTCTCCGGTGCTGGACGCGTTCCCCGCGCTCGCGGTGGGCCGGGCCGTCGGCATCCCGGTGGTGTACGAAGTCCGTGCGTTCTGGGAAGACGCTGCCGTCGACCTCGGTACGGCGCGAGAGGGTGGGGCGCGATATCGGCTGACGCGCGCGCTGGAAACCCGGGCCCTGCAGCGGGCAGACGCCGTGACCACGATCTGCGACGGCTTGCGCGGCGACATGCTGAAGCGCGGCATTCCCGCAGACAAGATCACCGTCATTCCCAACGCCGTGGATATCTCCCAGTTTCGATTCATGGCCAGCGCCGACGCGGAGTTGCTGGAGAAATATGGACTCACGCGCGGGAACACGCTGGGGTTCGCCGGTTCGTTCTACGCCTACGAGGGGCTGGATGTGTTGCTCCGGGCCATGCCGCTGGTGCTGCGCGCGGTGCCGCAGGCACGCCTGCTGTTGCTGGGCGGTGGACCGCAGGACGCCGATCTGCGGGCGCTGGTCACCCGCCTCGGCCTCGAGCGCGTGGTGCATTTCGTCGGTCGCGTGCCGCACAGCGAAGTCACCCGGTACTACAGCGCCATGGACGTCATGGTCTATCCGCGTATCTCGCGACGGTTGACGGAATTGGTGACGCCGTTGAAGCCGCTCGAGGCGATGGCCATGGGCAAGCTGGTGGCCGCTTCGGATGTCGGCGGCCACCGCGAGCTGATTCGCGACGGCCACAATGGCCATCTCTTTCCCGCGGGATCGGCCGAGGCCGTCGCGCAGTGTTTGATCGAGCTGCTGAAGGCCCCCGCGAGCTGGGACAAGGTGATAGCCAATGGGCGGGAGTTCGTCGAACGCGAACGCACCTGGTCGGCGAGCGTGGCACGCTACCGCGCCGTCTATGCCGACGTACTCGACCGCCACCGGCGCAGCGCGGGAGGGGCGCATGACCGTTGA
- a CDS encoding TIGR03087 family PEP-CTERM/XrtA system glycosyltransferase — protein sequence MQSVLFLCHRLPWPPSKGDKIRSYHVLQRLAERYRVYLGTFVDDPADWRHLAPVEALCAEACVRPLPPWRAGWRALAALTRGEALTVGVYRDRVMRHWVERLLADHKVELALCYSSGVAPFVMRHAPLRRVMDFVDVDSDKWHQYAQQARGGVKRMLYQREARRLAEFERTIAAQFDASVFVSEAEAAFFRRLVPESAGRVHGIPNGVDAGYWDPQRACSSPYRPGERAVVFVGAMDYRANVDAVHWFAHEVWPRIAARRQDARFYVVGSRPTAAVRALGQLAGITVTGRVEDVRPYLAHAHAVAAPLRIARGIQNKVLEALAMEKVLLATPAAYAGVADFAGRQGCIDESPEAMATEALRWLDAPQAVRVPAARAEVLSRYDWARSLDTYENVLCNAQSGAASVSAVGTAGLEACP from the coding sequence ATGCAATCGGTATTGTTCCTCTGCCACCGGCTGCCCTGGCCACCCAGCAAGGGTGACAAGATCCGCTCGTACCACGTGTTGCAGCGGCTCGCCGAACGCTACCGCGTGTATCTCGGCACGTTCGTGGACGATCCGGCTGACTGGCGACACCTTGCGCCGGTCGAGGCCTTGTGCGCCGAGGCGTGTGTCCGGCCTTTGCCGCCTTGGCGCGCGGGCTGGCGCGCGCTTGCCGCGCTGACGCGAGGCGAAGCGCTTACCGTCGGGGTTTACCGCGACCGCGTGATGCGGCACTGGGTCGAACGGTTGTTGGCCGACCACAAGGTGGAGCTGGCCTTGTGCTACTCGTCCGGCGTGGCGCCGTTCGTCATGCGGCACGCCCCGCTGCGCCGGGTCATGGATTTCGTGGACGTGGACTCCGACAAGTGGCACCAGTATGCGCAGCAGGCCCGTGGTGGCGTGAAGCGCATGCTGTACCAGCGGGAAGCGCGGCGATTGGCGGAGTTCGAGCGCACGATCGCCGCGCAATTCGACGCCAGCGTGTTTGTCTCGGAAGCCGAAGCGGCGTTTTTCCGGCGCCTGGTGCCGGAATCGGCAGGCCGGGTGCACGGCATCCCCAACGGGGTGGATGCCGGGTATTGGGATCCGCAACGAGCCTGTTCCAGTCCCTACCGGCCGGGAGAACGGGCGGTGGTGTTTGTCGGTGCCATGGATTACCGCGCCAACGTGGATGCGGTGCACTGGTTCGCGCACGAAGTCTGGCCGCGGATTGCCGCCCGGCGGCAGGACGCCCGCTTTTACGTCGTGGGAAGCAGGCCGACAGCAGCGGTCCGCGCGCTGGGCCAGCTCGCGGGCATTACGGTTACCGGGCGGGTGGAGGATGTGCGGCCGTACCTGGCGCATGCACATGCCGTGGCGGCACCGCTGCGGATTGCGCGCGGCATTCAGAACAAGGTGCTGGAGGCGCTGGCCATGGAGAAGGTACTGCTGGCGACGCCTGCGGCCTACGCGGGCGTCGCGGATTTCGCGGGTCGCCAGGGTTGCATCGATGAATCGCCCGAGGCCATGGCGACGGAAGCCCTGCGCTGGCTGGATGCGCCGCAAGCCGTGCGGGTGCCGGCGGCCCGCGCCGAGGTGCTGTCCCGCTATGACTGGGCGCGCAGTCTCGACACGTATGAAAACGTGCTGTGCAATGCGCAGTCCGGTGCAGCTTCCGTGAGTGCCGTTGGCACTGCCGGGTTGGAGGCGTGCCCATGA
- a CDS encoding glycosyltransferase: MKTTSVNGVASGVPPSAEATFDAARRSAGARAEAGGERKIRLLVFTSLYPNAVQPRHGVFVEERLRHLVDSGRITATVVAPVPWFPFRHQRFGAYSAFARVPAQEQRHGIQISHPRYPAIPKLGMSIAPWLMYRALLPVLRKLQANGADFDLIDAHYFYPDGVAAARLGAALGKPVVITARGTDVTYIPYYRRPRAQIQWAAERAAAIVAVSQALKDKVTALGVDPGKIAVLRNGVDLDRFEPRDRTVIRAKWGLTGPVWLTVGHLVALKGVHIAIAALARVPDATLLIVGEGPEQRKLRGLVEQLGLHARVRLLGAIPHAELCDYYNAADVLVQASSREGMPNAVLESLACGTPVVAAPFAGVSELLDAPEAGEVAAQRSAEAIAAAWLRLRDRAPTRAATRGVAERLGWQPVVEAQHALYARVLSAAAGGATPGAEP, translated from the coding sequence ATGAAGACAACATCGGTCAACGGCGTTGCCAGTGGTGTCCCGCCGTCAGCTGAAGCAACCTTCGACGCGGCGCGGCGGAGTGCCGGAGCCAGAGCTGAAGCGGGTGGCGAACGCAAGATTCGCCTGCTGGTATTCACCAGTCTGTACCCGAATGCCGTCCAACCGCGCCACGGTGTGTTTGTCGAGGAGCGGTTGCGCCACCTCGTGGATTCCGGCCGGATTACCGCGACCGTGGTAGCGCCGGTGCCATGGTTTCCGTTTCGGCATCAGCGCTTCGGAGCCTACTCGGCATTTGCCAGGGTGCCTGCGCAGGAGCAGCGCCATGGCATCCAGATCAGCCATCCCCGCTATCCGGCCATTCCGAAACTGGGCATGAGCATCGCGCCATGGCTGATGTATCGCGCCCTTCTGCCGGTCCTCCGGAAACTGCAAGCCAACGGGGCCGACTTCGATCTGATCGATGCCCACTACTTTTATCCGGATGGCGTGGCTGCAGCGCGGCTTGGTGCGGCCCTGGGCAAACCGGTGGTGATCACCGCGCGCGGTACCGACGTGACGTACATCCCGTACTATCGTCGACCCAGAGCGCAAATCCAGTGGGCAGCAGAGCGCGCCGCTGCCATCGTGGCCGTATCGCAGGCGCTGAAGGACAAGGTCACCGCCTTGGGCGTGGACCCCGGGAAGATTGCGGTTTTGCGCAATGGCGTTGACCTTGATCGTTTCGAGCCACGGGACCGCACGGTGATCCGTGCCAAATGGGGGCTCACGGGTCCGGTGTGGTTGACCGTGGGCCATCTGGTCGCACTCAAGGGTGTGCACATTGCCATCGCGGCGCTGGCGCGTGTACCGGATGCGACGCTGTTGATCGTCGGCGAGGGGCCGGAACAGCGCAAGCTGCGCGGCCTGGTGGAACAGCTTGGTCTCCATGCGCGCGTGCGGTTGCTTGGCGCCATCCCCCACGCGGAGCTGTGCGACTACTACAACGCGGCGGACGTGCTGGTGCAGGCATCGAGCCGTGAAGGCATGCCCAACGCCGTGCTGGAATCCCTGGCTTGTGGTACGCCGGTGGTGGCCGCGCCGTTTGCCGGGGTCAGCGAATTGCTGGATGCGCCTGAAGCGGGGGAGGTCGCCGCACAGCGGAGTGCCGAAGCCATTGCCGCGGCCTGGCTGCGGTTGCGGGATCGGGCACCGACGCGTGCCGCCACCCGCGGCGTTGCGGAGCGGCTGGGGTGGCAGCCGGTCGTGGAAGCGCAGCACGCACTCTATGCGCGGGTACTGTCGGCCGCTGCAGGCGGCGCGACACCCGGAGCGGAGCCATGA
- a CDS encoding XrtA/PEP-CTERM system amidotransferase → MCGLTGIVSSRHAGVDERVLLAMRDAQRHRGPDAAELYLGQGVGLGHRRLSIIDLDNGRQPMVDEVAGLALVYNGELYNFPSLKAELEAQGVVFRSRCDTEVLLRAWQQWGEACLTRLVGMFAFAVWDMRTQRIYLARDHLGIKPLYYGLTSSGDLVFASELKGLLAHPGVERRLDPQALEDYLALGYVPDPKSIYRGIFKLSPGHWLSWHAGEPGPVPRQYWDVPFNLAAGMTADEAAAQLHGLLDRAVAGQMIADVPLGAFLSGGVDSSAVVASMSRVSQQPVRTCSIGFDRGGFDETAYARRVAEHLHTQHFERRVNADDYDLLDTLAAVYDEPFSDSSALPTYRVCELARTQVTVALSGDGGDENFAGYRRYRLHAWESGLRACLPLALRKPLFGLLGSIYPKADWAPRPLRAKTTLQALARDDVEAYFHTVSTTSAALRQQLYSATFKRELQGYSALAVFRAHAKRAPTDHPLLLAQYLDLKTWLPGDILTKVDRASMAHSLEVRVPLLDHRLVEWASSLPPGLKLRGSTGKYILKKTLEADLPHDVLYRTKMGFNVPLAAWLRGPLAQRARDALLTGAIAGCGYFEPAMLDRLVRQHAAGRRDHSATLWSLLMLDAFLRRMQQPAAAAPIGPARRVVAAGAQP, encoded by the coding sequence GTGTGCGGCCTGACCGGAATCGTCTCGTCACGGCATGCCGGTGTGGATGAAAGGGTTCTGCTTGCCATGCGGGATGCGCAGCGGCACCGCGGACCGGATGCGGCCGAGCTGTATCTCGGCCAGGGCGTGGGCCTGGGGCACCGTCGCCTGTCCATCATCGACCTGGACAATGGGCGGCAGCCGATGGTGGATGAAGTGGCCGGTCTGGCGCTGGTCTACAACGGCGAGCTGTACAACTTTCCGTCGCTCAAAGCCGAACTGGAGGCGCAGGGCGTGGTGTTTCGCAGCCGCTGCGACACGGAAGTGCTGCTGCGTGCCTGGCAGCAATGGGGCGAAGCCTGCCTGACGCGCCTGGTTGGCATGTTTGCGTTCGCGGTGTGGGACATGCGTACGCAGCGCATCTACCTGGCCCGCGATCACCTTGGCATCAAGCCGCTGTATTACGGCCTCACCAGTTCCGGCGATCTGGTGTTCGCTTCCGAACTCAAGGGACTGCTGGCGCATCCCGGCGTGGAACGCAGGCTCGATCCGCAGGCGCTGGAAGATTATCTCGCACTCGGCTACGTGCCGGATCCGAAAAGCATCTATCGCGGGATTTTCAAACTGTCGCCCGGTCATTGGTTGAGCTGGCACGCCGGCGAACCAGGACCGGTTCCCCGGCAATACTGGGATGTGCCGTTCAATCTTGCCGCCGGCATGACGGCGGATGAGGCTGCAGCGCAGCTCCACGGCTTGCTGGACCGAGCCGTGGCAGGCCAGATGATTGCGGACGTGCCGCTCGGCGCGTTTCTTTCCGGCGGCGTGGATTCCAGCGCCGTGGTGGCCAGCATGAGCCGGGTGTCGCAGCAACCGGTGCGTACCTGCTCGATCGGTTTCGACCGCGGCGGTTTCGACGAGACCGCCTATGCGCGGCGCGTGGCCGAGCATCTGCATACGCAGCATTTCGAGCGGCGGGTCAATGCCGATGATTACGATCTGCTCGACACGCTGGCGGCGGTTTACGACGAACCGTTTTCCGACAGCTCGGCGCTGCCGACGTACCGCGTGTGCGAGTTGGCGCGCACCCAGGTGACCGTGGCGCTGTCCGGCGACGGCGGTGACGAGAATTTCGCCGGCTACCGGCGCTATCGCCTGCATGCGTGGGAAAGCGGGCTGCGCGCGTGCTTGCCGCTGGCGTTGAGAAAGCCGCTGTTTGGTTTATTGGGCAGCATCTATCCCAAGGCGGACTGGGCGCCGCGCCCGCTGCGCGCCAAGACCACGCTGCAAGCCCTCGCCCGCGACGATGTGGAAGCCTATTTCCACACCGTCAGCACCACCTCGGCGGCGCTGCGCCAGCAGCTGTACAGCGCGACCTTCAAGCGCGAACTGCAGGGTTACAGCGCGCTTGCCGTGTTCCGCGCCCACGCAAAACGCGCGCCCACCGATCATCCGCTGCTGCTGGCCCAGTACCTGGACCTCAAGACCTGGCTTCCCGGCGACATCCTGACCAAGGTGGACCGTGCCAGCATGGCGCACAGCCTGGAGGTCCGCGTACCGCTGCTCGATCACCGTCTGGTCGAGTGGGCGTCCTCGTTGCCGCCCGGGTTGAAGCTGAGAGGAAGTACCGGCAAATACATCCTCAAGAAAACTCTCGAAGCGGATTTGCCGCACGACGTGCTGTACCGGACCAAGATGGGTTTCAACGTGCCCTTGGCGGCATGGCTGCGCGGCCCACTCGCACAGCGCGCGCGGGACGCCTTGCTTACCGGTGCGATTGCTGGATGCGGGTATTTCGAGCCGGCCATGCTCGATCGGCTGGTGCGGCAACATGCGGCTGGCCGGCGCGATCACAGCGCGACGCTGTGGAGCCTGCTGATGCTGGATGCCTTTCTGCGCCGCATGCAGCAGCCCGCTGCCGCGGCCCCCATCGGGCCGGCGCGCAGGGTCGTGGCCGCCGGGGCACAACCATGA
- a CDS encoding pectate lyase — protein sequence MSAVTNFLSGRWARPAVDARHGLQAAAEWLARAQDATGCGGVSAYYDAAKRRWAGAYPETTGYIIPTFLRYAEFSGRSAYRERAIRMAEWESAIQLPEGGVRAGTLDTTQVVPTIFNTGQVLFGWLSAWQQTRDARFRDSALRAADWLVAAQDPDGAWQRFASPFAAHAVNTYNTRVAFALAKASRALQEPRYLDAAVRNVQWALTRMHPNGWLENNDLEDNDRPLTHTIAYATRGILEVGLIAANSAFVDAAARVARSVAQAQRRDGALPGRLDSAWRAASRWTCVTGNAQMAIIWQRLAAETGEHAWKPPVERANRFNLSIQDVTATDGAVRGGVPGSYPRSGGYMKNRYPNWAAKFFMDALMLQLEAG from the coding sequence ATGAGCGCGGTCACCAACTTCCTGTCCGGACGCTGGGCACGTCCAGCCGTGGATGCGCGCCATGGACTGCAGGCCGCCGCCGAATGGCTGGCGCGCGCCCAGGACGCCACCGGCTGCGGCGGCGTCAGCGCCTATTACGATGCGGCGAAACGGCGGTGGGCTGGCGCCTATCCGGAAACCACCGGGTACATCATTCCGACCTTCTTGCGCTATGCGGAGTTTTCCGGTCGAAGCGCATACCGGGAACGCGCCATCCGCATGGCCGAGTGGGAATCGGCCATCCAGCTCCCTGAAGGGGGCGTGCGTGCCGGTACCTTGGATACGACACAGGTGGTGCCGACCATCTTCAACACCGGACAAGTGTTGTTTGGCTGGCTGTCCGCCTGGCAACAGACGCGGGATGCGCGGTTTCGTGACTCGGCGCTGCGCGCGGCGGATTGGCTGGTGGCCGCCCAGGACCCGGATGGCGCGTGGCAGCGTTTTGCCTCGCCGTTTGCCGCCCACGCCGTGAATACCTACAACACACGCGTGGCGTTCGCGCTGGCCAAGGCCAGTCGCGCGTTGCAGGAGCCGCGTTATCTGGATGCGGCCGTGCGCAATGTGCAGTGGGCACTTACCCGGATGCATCCCAACGGATGGCTGGAGAACAACGATCTGGAAGACAACGATCGCCCGCTTACGCATACCATCGCGTATGCGACCCGCGGTATTCTGGAAGTCGGCTTGATCGCTGCCAACAGCGCCTTTGTGGATGCTGCGGCGCGCGTGGCGCGATCCGTCGCGCAAGCCCAGCGCCGCGATGGCGCCTTGCCCGGCCGGTTGGATTCTGCCTGGCGGGCGGCGAGCCGCTGGACCTGCGTGACCGGCAACGCGCAAATGGCGATCATCTGGCAGCGTCTGGCGGCGGAAACCGGCGAGCATGCTTGGAAACCGCCGGTGGAACGCGCCAATCGCTTCAACCTGTCCATCCAGGATGTGACTGCGACCGACGGGGCGGTGCGCGGTGGAGTGCCGGGCTCGTATCCGCGGTCGGGCGGCTACATGAAAAACCGTTACCCAAACTGGGCCGCCAAGTTCTTCATGGACGCGCTCATGCTGCAATTGGAAGCAGGCTGA
- the xrtA gene encoding exosortase A: MNRPLAAVAGFSVRTSGWALAAAAFAVAVAVLLVCYWRTVQSLVWTWDHDGTYQYGFLIFPLSLWTVFNLRHQLQANPPVPSAWGLAAVAALVFVWYAGRLLDINLAQHFAFVALFPALVLACWGWRALWVLAFPLGYLVVFAVPWGDALVGPLQDITAHFAVRALELTGTPVLLNGREIITPSAVWMVADACSGVKFFNACTALGCLYAYLMYQRWWKRVVFVALAAVAPVVANGLRVYFTVLIGETWGLEHATGTDHMIFGWQFFGTVLVLLLLAGWFFRDPLVAPEHPFARGGRPAGARTMVWPAAVALLIAGPALAAGLAAPAPPETMHLTAPAIVGWSGPQAAADGWRPIFKGTAGQVRASYQSAASGDVVELFHAIYTGKPRRGHTLITYGNDLYDSAHAQILSRASRQIELAHGWSTTAGELRLVGTTGSRLVWYWYCVDRRCTRSPVLTKLLQAWGVLRGQVPRSSVWALSSPVVSDDADRVRTRLRAFAQALPAPGASDVQARRPPDLAGSQP, from the coding sequence ATGAACAGGCCGCTTGCCGCCGTGGCCGGCTTTTCCGTGCGCACTTCCGGCTGGGCACTGGCCGCGGCCGCATTCGCCGTCGCCGTCGCCGTGCTGCTGGTGTGCTACTGGCGGACCGTGCAATCGCTGGTGTGGACCTGGGATCACGATGGAACTTATCAGTACGGCTTTCTGATCTTTCCGTTGAGCCTGTGGACGGTATTCAACCTGCGCCATCAACTCCAGGCGAACCCGCCGGTGCCGAGTGCCTGGGGCCTGGCAGCGGTGGCTGCGTTGGTGTTTGTCTGGTATGCCGGCCGCCTGCTCGACATCAATCTGGCGCAGCATTTCGCGTTCGTGGCGCTGTTTCCCGCGCTGGTGCTGGCCTGCTGGGGATGGCGCGCGCTATGGGTGTTGGCGTTTCCGCTCGGCTATCTGGTGGTGTTCGCGGTTCCCTGGGGCGATGCGCTGGTGGGTCCGCTGCAAGACATCACGGCGCATTTTGCGGTGCGTGCGCTGGAGCTGACCGGCACGCCGGTCCTGCTCAACGGCCGGGAGATCATCACGCCTTCGGCGGTATGGATGGTGGCCGATGCATGCAGCGGCGTGAAATTCTTCAACGCCTGCACCGCACTCGGCTGCCTGTATGCCTACCTGATGTACCAGCGCTGGTGGAAGCGGGTGGTTTTCGTGGCGCTGGCGGCGGTGGCTCCGGTCGTCGCGAACGGCTTGCGGGTGTATTTCACCGTGCTGATCGGCGAGACCTGGGGGCTGGAACACGCGACCGGCACGGACCACATGATTTTTGGCTGGCAGTTCTTCGGCACGGTGCTGGTGCTGCTGTTGCTGGCCGGCTGGTTTTTCCGCGACCCACTCGTGGCGCCGGAACATCCCTTCGCACGTGGCGGCAGGCCTGCCGGCGCACGCACCATGGTCTGGCCGGCGGCAGTGGCGCTGTTGATCGCGGGTCCGGCCTTGGCCGCCGGACTCGCGGCACCGGCACCACCGGAAACCATGCACTTGACCGCACCGGCGATCGTCGGCTGGAGCGGGCCGCAAGCTGCCGCGGACGGCTGGCGGCCGATCTTCAAGGGGACGGCGGGGCAGGTGCGCGCGTCCTATCAATCGGCCGCCAGTGGTGACGTGGTCGAGTTGTTTCACGCCATCTATACCGGCAAGCCACGCCGCGGACATACCCTGATCACCTATGGCAACGATCTCTACGATTCGGCGCATGCGCAAATCCTGAGTCGTGCCAGCCGGCAGATTGAACTCGCCCATGGGTGGAGCACGACTGCCGGAGAGCTGCGGCTGGTCGGTACGACCGGCTCGCGGTTGGTGTGGTACTGGTATTGCGTGGATCGCCGCTGCACCCGTTCGCCAGTGTTGACCAAGTTGCTGCAGGCGTGGGGTGTGCTGCGCGGGCAGGTACCGCGATCTTCGGTGTGGGCATTGTCGTCGCCGGTCGTCAGCGACGATGCCGATCGGGTGCGGACGAGGTTGCGCGCCTTTGCGCAGGCGCTGCCCGCGCCCGGCGCGTCGGATGTGCAGGCGCGGCGGCCACCCGATCTTGCGGGGAGCCAGCCATGA
- a CDS encoding TIGR03088 family PEP-CTERM/XrtA system glycosyltransferase — MNERPLIVHVLYRLDTGGMERVVVSLINATHDRYRHAVIALAGFGALRHEIENAAAACVSLEKKPGKDWPCYFRFWRALRALKPDLVQTYNIGTLDLAPVVKLAGAHRLVHAEHGRDAADPGGDNRKYHRLRRWMAPLVGRYVVVSPDLRIWLTERVRIRSSKVTYIANGIDAAPFDVPRPRSGPRRQLGDFAPPGTVLVGNVARLDKVKNHAGLLLAFKLLCEEDGRKNAACRLIVAGDGPQRGELEQQIVQLGLTETVRLLGNRGDVAQLLAECDVFALSSVAEGMPITLLEAMAAGLPVVATDVGGVASMVEAGVTGTLVPAGDPHALAAALRAYAADEKLRSRHGDAGRARVAAQFSLRTMVSAYVALYDELLGRQAGIVRPRVMSGLSGHREN; from the coding sequence ATGAACGAGCGGCCGCTGATCGTGCATGTGCTCTACCGGCTGGACACCGGTGGCATGGAGCGCGTCGTGGTGTCGCTGATCAACGCGACGCACGATCGTTACCGCCACGCGGTGATTGCGCTGGCCGGCTTCGGGGCATTGCGGCATGAAATCGAGAACGCGGCCGCCGCATGCGTGTCGCTTGAAAAGAAGCCAGGCAAGGACTGGCCCTGCTACTTTCGATTCTGGCGCGCGCTGCGCGCGCTGAAGCCGGACCTGGTACAGACTTACAACATCGGGACGCTGGACCTGGCACCGGTCGTGAAATTGGCCGGCGCACACCGACTGGTCCACGCCGAACACGGACGCGACGCTGCCGATCCGGGCGGAGACAATCGCAAATACCACCGGTTGCGGCGTTGGATGGCGCCGCTGGTCGGGCGATATGTCGTGGTGTCGCCGGACTTGCGGATCTGGCTCACGGAACGTGTGCGCATTCGGTCGTCCAAGGTAACGTATATCGCCAACGGAATTGACGCGGCGCCGTTCGATGTGCCGCGCCCCCGCTCCGGGCCGCGCAGACAGCTGGGCGATTTTGCGCCGCCGGGCACCGTGCTGGTTGGCAATGTGGCGCGCCTCGACAAGGTCAAGAATCACGCGGGTTTGCTCCTCGCGTTCAAGCTTTTGTGTGAAGAAGACGGGCGCAAAAATGCCGCGTGCCGCTTGATCGTCGCCGGTGACGGGCCGCAACGCGGGGAATTGGAGCAGCAGATTGTCCAGCTTGGCCTGACGGAAACGGTGCGGCTGCTCGGCAACCGCGGTGATGTGGCGCAACTGCTGGCGGAGTGTGACGTATTTGCCTTGTCTTCTGTTGCCGAAGGCATGCCGATCACCTTGCTGGAAGCCATGGCCGCCGGGCTGCCCGTGGTCGCAACCGACGTCGGGGGCGTAGCCTCGATGGTCGAGGCCGGGGTGACCGGTACGCTGGTGCCGGCCGGCGATCCGCACGCCCTTGCGGCGGCTCTGCGCGCCTATGCCGCAGATGAAAAACTGCGGTCTCGGCATGGCGACGCCGGGCGCGCGCGCGTCGCTGCGCAATTCAGTTTGCGCACCATGGTGTCCGCGTATGTCGCGCTGTACGACGAACTGCTGGGTCGGCAGGCGGGCATCGTACGGCCACGCGTGATGTCCGGCTTGAGCGGGCACAGGGAGAATTGA